A genomic segment from Candidatus Marinimicrobia bacterium CG08_land_8_20_14_0_20_45_22 encodes:
- a CDS encoding GNAT family N-acetyltransferase encodes MPEDFHIRIAEPKDADDLIEFNIAMALETENKILPPEIITAGVHNLFANPQYGFYLVAETNDEIAGALMVTTEWSDWRNGLFWWIQSVYVKPKFRRQGIYRKLYEFIKELAAERIDICGFRLYVEKHNVIAQKTYESLGMTETCYRMYEELHSR; translated from the coding sequence ATGCCCGAGGATTTTCACATCCGTATCGCCGAACCGAAAGACGCCGATGATTTGATCGAGTTCAACATCGCGATGGCTTTAGAAACGGAAAACAAGATTCTGCCGCCGGAAATCATCACCGCCGGCGTTCACAACTTATTCGCCAACCCGCAATACGGATTTTATTTGGTCGCCGAAACGAACGACGAAATCGCCGGTGCGCTAATGGTTACGACCGAATGGAGCGATTGGCGGAATGGTTTGTTCTGGTGGATTCAAAGCGTTTACGTCAAACCGAAGTTTCGTCGGCAGGGCATTTACCGGAAATTGTATGAATTCATCAAAGAACTCGCCGCCGAAAGAATCGATATTTGCGGTTTCCGTCTCTACGTCGAGAAACATAACGTCATCGCTCAAAAAACCTACGAATCGCTGGGAATGACCGAAACATGTTACCGGATGTACGAAGAGTTGCATTCCCGATAA
- a CDS encoding oligopeptidase B (PtrB; oligopeptidase that cleaves peptide bonds following arginine and lysine residues): MFNLRFAARRFHPAYLILAFALFSACSPKQPATPPVAKIIPNTTVIHGDTLVDNYYWLRDKTNPEVIKYLEDENAYTKSVMKHTEKLQKKLYKEMLGRIQETDLSVPSRKDDYFYYQRTVKGKQYPIYCRKKGNLNAAEEILLDQNELAKGHSYLEVGVYNVSPDHRILAYSVDANGSEQYDLRFKDLGTGRTLSETIPNTYYGAEWANDNKTFFYTTLDSIGRPYRLFRHEIGTDPKNDALVFEEPDEAFYMNFFKTKSEEFLMIGLGSMTTTEVYFIRADQPTSQPTSIAKRKSGIEYNVDHHGDYFYIISNENALNFKLMQAPIAAFERKNWKEVIAHRSDVKLEGVDFFRNYQIVYERELGLEKILVTNLADGQSHYIDFPEPVYSVFPSNNPEFDTEVFRFTYMSMITPKSVFDYNLKTKTRELKKQDKVLGEFTSSDYVTERIFAPASDGKQIPISLVYQKGLKKDGTAPLFLYAYGSYGSSTDPTFSSSRLSLLNRGFVYAIAHIRGGGEMGRQWYDDGKMMKKKNTFTDFIACADYLIAQKYTNKDKLVASGGSAGGLLMGAIVNMRPELFKAVVVHVPFVDVINTMLDPTIPLTVIEYEEWGNPNILKEYKYMKTYSPYDNVVAKEYPNLLITAGLNDPRVAYWEPAKWTAKLRALKTDNNRLILKTDMGKGHFSATGRYDYLRDLAFEYTFVFDVLNIQN; encoded by the coding sequence ATGTTCAATCTTCGCTTCGCCGCCCGCCGATTTCATCCGGCGTATCTGATTCTCGCCTTTGCTCTGTTCTCTGCCTGTTCGCCGAAACAACCCGCAACACCGCCGGTTGCAAAGATCATCCCAAATACGACCGTCATCCATGGCGATACGCTGGTGGACAACTATTACTGGTTGCGCGACAAGACGAATCCGGAAGTCATCAAGTATCTCGAAGACGAAAACGCTTACACAAAATCCGTCATGAAGCATACGGAAAAACTCCAGAAAAAACTGTATAAAGAAATGCTCGGAAGGATTCAGGAAACCGACCTGTCGGTTCCATCCCGGAAGGACGATTATTTTTACTATCAGCGCACCGTCAAAGGCAAACAGTATCCGATTTATTGTCGCAAAAAAGGAAATTTGAACGCCGCCGAAGAGATTCTTCTGGATCAAAACGAACTCGCCAAAGGTCATTCGTATCTTGAAGTCGGCGTCTATAATGTTTCTCCGGATCACCGGATTCTCGCTTATTCCGTCGATGCAAACGGCTCGGAACAGTACGATCTACGCTTCAAAGACCTGGGCACCGGTCGGACGCTTTCTGAAACGATTCCGAATACCTATTACGGCGCTGAATGGGCTAACGACAATAAAACTTTCTTTTACACGACGCTCGACAGCATCGGCCGCCCGTATAGATTATTCCGGCATGAGATCGGAACCGATCCGAAAAACGACGCACTGGTTTTTGAAGAACCCGATGAAGCATTCTATATGAACTTTTTCAAGACGAAAAGCGAGGAATTCCTGATGATCGGACTCGGTTCGATGACAACAACGGAAGTTTATTTTATCCGCGCCGACCAGCCGACTTCCCAACCGACATCGATCGCCAAACGCAAAAGCGGCATCGAATATAATGTCGATCATCATGGCGACTATTTCTACATCATAAGCAACGAAAACGCGCTGAATTTCAAACTGATGCAAGCGCCGATTGCCGCATTCGAGAGAAAAAACTGGAAAGAGGTTATCGCGCATCGTTCCGACGTGAAATTGGAAGGCGTGGACTTTTTCCGAAATTATCAGATCGTTTACGAACGTGAACTCGGACTTGAAAAAATCCTCGTGACGAATCTGGCGGACGGGCAATCTCATTACATCGATTTCCCGGAACCTGTCTATTCCGTTTTCCCGTCCAATAATCCCGAATTCGACACGGAAGTTTTCCGCTTTACTTACATGTCCATGATCACGCCGAAATCTGTTTTCGATTATAATCTCAAAACAAAGACGCGCGAATTGAAGAAACAAGACAAAGTGCTGGGCGAGTTCACTTCGTCCGATTATGTCACCGAACGCATCTTTGCACCGGCGAGTGACGGGAAACAAATTCCCATTTCGCTGGTGTATCAAAAAGGATTGAAAAAAGACGGAACCGCACCGTTGTTCCTCTATGCTTACGGTTCTTACGGCTCATCGACCGATCCCACCTTTTCATCTTCGCGATTAAGTCTATTGAACAGAGGTTTCGTTTACGCCATCGCGCATATTCGCGGCGGCGGCGAGATGGGGCGTCAATGGTATGACGACGGCAAGATGATGAAGAAGAAAAACACGTTCACGGATTTCATCGCCTGCGCCGACTATCTCATCGCTCAGAAATATACAAATAAAGACAAATTGGTCGCTTCAGGAGGAAGCGCCGGCGGTTTGCTGATGGGCGCGATCGTCAACATGCGCCCGGAATTGTTCAAAGCGGTTGTCGTGCATGTCCCGTTTGTCGATGTTATCAACACAATGCTCGATCCGACGATTCCATTGACGGTTATCGAATACGAAGAATGGGGAAATCCGAACATTCTCAAAGAATATAAATATATGAAAACCTATTCGCCGTATGATAACGTCGTGGCAAAAGAGTATCCGAATCTGCTAATTACTGCGGGTCTCAACGATCCGCGC